In the Qipengyuania pelagi genome, one interval contains:
- the fdhD gene encoding formate dehydrogenase accessory sulfurtransferase FdhD, with product MADRNNILGAVLAGGRSSRFGTDKSEALWKGRSLLRHAIASLETECDEVVLCAGNDRAPEPGIVTLPDRPEPGLGPLGGLCAALSHALHHGFDAVLSAPVDAHPVPEGLADLLGNPGPAVLADHWLLGLWPAALAPQLEKHLRAGHRSVRSWIEACGARRVDFFGQPPVNLNSPDMLAALEDGQTLGEGAEIHALRVMDFATGQVSETPRSVPVEIPVAIEFNGIGYAVMMATPTDLEDFVTGFALAEGLAQSGAIGEVDLHRSGGGWVARANLPPESLPRLLERARTRVSESSCGICGIESVAAALAPLIPVDCVPEVKPAAIHRALSHMRGHQRLGTATGAAHAAAFCSWDGDILLLREDVGRHNALDKLIGALSRQGMRSDRGFALLTARCSQELVEKTVRAGIPMLVTISAPSSLAIARAREGRLTLLALARDDSALVITDPHRLF from the coding sequence ATGGCGGATCGCAATAACATCCTCGGCGCGGTGCTGGCGGGCGGTCGAAGCTCGCGGTTCGGGACCGACAAGAGTGAAGCTCTATGGAAGGGCCGGTCGCTGCTGCGCCATGCGATCGCGAGCCTCGAGACCGAATGTGACGAGGTGGTCCTGTGTGCGGGGAATGACCGCGCGCCCGAACCCGGCATCGTGACCTTGCCCGACAGGCCCGAACCCGGTCTCGGGCCGCTGGGCGGGCTTTGTGCCGCGCTTTCCCATGCGTTGCACCACGGTTTCGATGCCGTTCTGAGCGCCCCCGTCGATGCCCATCCGGTCCCAGAGGGATTGGCGGACCTCCTCGGCAATCCCGGCCCGGCGGTTCTGGCGGATCACTGGCTGCTCGGCCTCTGGCCTGCCGCGCTGGCGCCGCAGTTGGAAAAGCATTTACGCGCAGGCCATCGCTCGGTCCGGTCATGGATCGAAGCCTGTGGGGCGCGGAGGGTCGATTTCTTCGGGCAGCCGCCGGTCAATCTCAACAGCCCGGACATGCTGGCTGCGCTGGAGGACGGGCAGACGCTTGGCGAGGGGGCGGAAATCCACGCTTTGCGCGTGATGGACTTCGCGACCGGCCAGGTCAGCGAAACGCCCCGCAGCGTCCCGGTGGAAATCCCGGTCGCGATCGAATTCAACGGGATCGGCTATGCAGTAATGATGGCCACGCCGACCGATCTGGAGGACTTCGTCACGGGTTTCGCATTGGCGGAGGGATTGGCGCAGAGCGGCGCAATCGGAGAGGTCGATCTCCATCGATCCGGGGGCGGGTGGGTGGCTCGCGCCAATCTTCCGCCGGAAAGCCTGCCCCGGCTTTTGGAACGCGCGCGGACCCGCGTTTCGGAAAGCAGTTGCGGCATATGCGGGATCGAATCCGTGGCGGCCGCGCTGGCGCCTCTCATTCCGGTCGATTGTGTTCCCGAGGTGAAGCCCGCGGCGATCCACCGCGCCCTGTCGCACATGCGTGGGCACCAGCGTCTCGGCACGGCGACCGGAGCTGCTCACGCAGCGGCATTCTGTTCATGGGACGGAGACATCCTGCTGCTGCGCGAGGATGTCGGACGGCATAATGCGCTGGACAAGCTGATCGGTGCCCTGTCCCGCCAGGGAATGCGGAGCGACCGGGGCTTCGCGCTGCTCACCGCGCGGTGCAGTCAGGAATTGGTCGAGAAGACCGTGCGCGCCGGAATACCCATGCTGGTGACAATCAGCGCCCCGTCCAGCCTCGCGATCGCGCGAGCAAGGGAAGGGCGGCTGACTCTGCTTGCGTTGGCCCGCGACGACAGCGCGCTCGTCATCACCGATCCGCACCGGCTGTTCTGA
- a CDS encoding Crp/Fnr family transcriptional regulator, producing MAGFAELDPPEIERLLTFEGPTSEFARGDIIRSEGERELYLLLDGWAASAVVLADGSRQLITANLPGDLLGLPGLAMEEPIDTVVALTPAKVIHISQPQLGALFANSPRLAAIMFLISQEERSLLMERLALTGQASALTNLAALILRLYERNGQVDDAPTASFFMPLTQRELGELIGVSSVHTNSLIKKLRTDGVVSIANRTLTIEDKPRLFQIAGISPWRRSRPGWLQVI from the coding sequence TTGGCGGGATTCGCCGAACTGGATCCACCCGAAATCGAACGCCTGCTCACCTTCGAAGGACCCACGAGCGAATTCGCGCGCGGCGATATCATCCGGTCCGAAGGCGAGCGCGAGCTGTATCTGCTGCTCGACGGGTGGGCCGCGAGCGCCGTGGTTCTTGCGGACGGTTCACGTCAGTTGATTACCGCGAACCTGCCCGGCGATCTCCTCGGTCTTCCCGGCCTCGCGATGGAGGAACCGATCGATACGGTCGTGGCGCTTACCCCGGCGAAGGTAATACATATATCGCAGCCGCAGCTCGGCGCCCTGTTCGCCAACAGCCCCCGGCTTGCCGCGATCATGTTCCTGATATCGCAGGAGGAGCGCTCGCTGCTGATGGAGCGTCTGGCCCTGACCGGACAGGCGTCCGCCCTCACCAACCTCGCCGCGCTCATCCTGCGCCTCTACGAACGCAACGGCCAGGTCGACGATGCGCCGACGGCAAGCTTTTTCATGCCGCTGACGCAGCGCGAACTCGGCGAGCTGATCGGGGTCAGTAGCGTCCACACCAACAGCCTGATCAAGAAGCTGCGGACGGACGGAGTGGTTTCGATCGCGAACCGGACACTGACGATCGAGGACAAGCCGCGTCTTTTCCAGATCGCCGGTATATCCCCGTGGCGCCGCTCCAGGCCGGGTTGGCTTCAGGTCATCTGA
- a CDS encoding Crp/Fnr family transcriptional regulator, translated as MPFTTPEDGMTGLANGFLASLSQADRDCLEPHLLRLRFQSGDTLTHSPDEARLVYFPVTLVACVQFADQGSGIGMVGREGIVGLSAMLGGTVDDAMEATVLMEGGWTLAITVEDLQQACLASPTLSLSLLSFMHSYSSQLGWMIRARDRGNFKQRLSAWLLMLHDRVDSDFLQLTHGSLAVQLGVRRASVTDALHILEGEACLRCSRGLISLMDRARLRRNAGRSYEPLRLDYALTVSS; from the coding sequence ATGCCTTTCACAACGCCGGAAGACGGCATGACCGGATTGGCCAATGGCTTTCTTGCATCGCTGAGCCAGGCGGACCGCGATTGTCTCGAACCGCACCTGCTGCGCCTTCGGTTTCAGAGCGGGGACACTCTTACCCACTCGCCCGACGAAGCCCGTCTGGTCTATTTCCCGGTCACGCTCGTCGCGTGCGTGCAATTCGCCGATCAGGGAAGCGGGATCGGCATGGTCGGTCGCGAGGGTATCGTGGGGCTGTCGGCGATGCTGGGTGGCACCGTCGATGATGCGATGGAAGCGACAGTCCTGATGGAAGGTGGCTGGACGCTCGCCATTACGGTGGAGGATTTGCAGCAGGCCTGTCTCGCCAGTCCGACCCTGTCGCTCTCCCTACTGAGCTTCATGCATTCCTATTCCAGCCAGCTCGGCTGGATGATCCGCGCCCGCGATCGCGGGAACTTCAAGCAGCGCCTGAGTGCCTGGCTACTGATGCTGCATGACCGGGTGGACAGCGATTTCCTCCAGCTCACCCATGGCAGCCTCGCCGTCCAACTCGGCGTGCGGCGCGCGAGCGTGACGGATGCGCTGCATATCCTCGAAGGGGAAGCGTGCCTGCGATGCAGCCGTGGCCTGATCAGCCTGATGGACAGGGCGCGGCTGAGACGCAATGCGGGCCGATCCTACGAGCCCCTGCGGCTCGACTATGCCTTGACCGTTTCCTCCTAA
- a CDS encoding ferritin-like domain-containing protein, producing the protein MPDDQKIIEVFEAREGRRASRRDMFRGFAAASAAAGGFVLANKSSPVAAQSVSDGDILNFALNLEYLEAQFYVYAASGAGLPESLLSGTGTRGQATGGRRVNFTDPAVAAYAREIAADEQAHVAFLRGALGSAAVAQPAIDISANPNGAFSTAARAAGLIGPGQSFDPYASDENFLLAAYIFEDVGVTAYKGASPLVSNKTFLEAAAGILAVEAYHASLVRTTLYAKGMQTPALIDASIAISNARDSLDGSSDLDQGLTTSQMSGGTASNIAPLDANGLAYSRSPGQVLNIVYLNNMAVTGGGFFPNGVNGTLRMSAAN; encoded by the coding sequence ATGCCAGACGATCAGAAAATTATTGAGGTCTTCGAGGCTCGCGAGGGCCGCAGGGCGAGCCGTCGCGACATGTTTCGCGGCTTCGCCGCCGCTTCCGCCGCGGCAGGGGGCTTCGTCCTCGCCAACAAGTCCAGCCCCGTCGCCGCGCAGAGCGTTTCGGACGGCGACATTCTGAATTTCGCGCTCAATCTCGAATATCTCGAAGCGCAATTCTACGTCTACGCCGCGAGCGGAGCCGGTCTGCCGGAAAGCCTGCTTTCGGGCACCGGCACCAGGGGCCAGGCCACGGGCGGACGCCGCGTAAACTTCACTGATCCCGCCGTTGCAGCCTATGCCCGCGAGATCGCGGCCGACGAGCAGGCCCATGTCGCCTTCCTACGTGGCGCACTCGGCTCCGCCGCCGTCGCGCAGCCTGCGATCGACATCAGCGCCAATCCGAACGGCGCCTTCTCCACCGCAGCGCGCGCCGCCGGGTTGATCGGGCCGGGCCAGTCGTTCGACCCCTATGCCAGCGACGAGAACTTCCTCCTTGCGGCCTATATCTTCGAAGATGTCGGCGTGACCGCCTATAAGGGCGCCTCGCCCCTCGTCAGCAACAAGACCTTCCTCGAAGCAGCGGCCGGCATTCTGGCGGTCGAGGCCTATCACGCGAGCCTGGTGCGCACGACGCTCTATGCGAAGGGAATGCAGACCCCGGCCCTCATCGACGCCTCGATCGCGATCTCGAACGCGCGCGACAGCCTCGACGGGTCGAGCGATCTCGACCAAGGGCTGACCACGAGCCAGATGAGCGGCGGCACGGCGAGCAACATCGCGCCGCTGGACGCAAACGGCCTCGCTTACAGCCGTTCGCCCGGACAGGTCCTCAACATCGTCTATCTCAACAATATGGCCGTCACCGGCGGGGGCTTCTTCCCCAACGGCGTCAACGGCACCCTGCGCATGAGCGCGGCAAACTAA
- a CDS encoding ferritin-like domain-containing protein, translating to MKDRDIILEVMQAGADRRLERRRFLHFAGASTAAFSLVGCGGDDNTPPPIGGTPAPTPAPTPAPTSALNDGDVLNFALNLEYLEAQFYLYAATGSGLASNLLDGTGARGEATGGRKVNFTDPLVAQYAREIASDERAHVAFLRSALGTAAVAQPAIDIGTAPNGAFSSAARAAGLVGPGQSFDPYANDNNFLLAAYIFEDVGVTAYKGASPLITNKTFLEAAAGILAAEAYHAGLVRTVLYRKGLQAPALIDASEAISNARDSLDGASDLDQGLRPRSTPFGEGSNIVPADSNAIAYSRSTGQVLNIAYLTAMSTTGGGFFPNGVNGNIRMSAA from the coding sequence ATGAAAGACCGCGATATCATCCTTGAGGTCATGCAGGCCGGAGCCGATCGTCGCCTGGAGCGCCGCCGGTTTCTGCACTTCGCCGGAGCCAGCACCGCAGCGTTTTCGCTGGTGGGCTGTGGCGGGGACGACAACACGCCGCCGCCGATCGGCGGAACGCCGGCGCCCACGCCCGCTCCGACGCCCGCTCCTACGAGCGCGCTTAACGATGGCGACGTGCTGAACTTTGCGCTGAACCTCGAATATCTCGAAGCGCAGTTCTACCTCTACGCGGCCACCGGATCGGGGCTGGCGAGCAATCTGCTCGACGGGACCGGGGCGCGGGGCGAAGCGACGGGAGGTCGCAAGGTCAATTTCACCGATCCGCTGGTGGCGCAATATGCGCGCGAGATCGCCTCGGACGAGCGCGCGCACGTCGCGTTCCTGCGCAGCGCGCTCGGCACTGCTGCGGTGGCGCAGCCGGCGATCGACATCGGCACCGCGCCCAATGGCGCCTTCTCGTCCGCTGCGCGGGCGGCGGGCCTTGTTGGGCCGGGGCAGAGCTTCGACCCCTACGCCAACGACAACAACTTCCTCCTCGCGGCCTACATCTTCGAGGATGTCGGTGTGACAGCCTATAAGGGCGCCTCGCCGCTCATTACCAACAAGACCTTCCTCGAAGCGGCTGCCGGTATCCTCGCGGCGGAAGCTTATCACGCGGGGCTGGTTCGCACGGTTCTGTATCGCAAGGGGCTTCAGGCGCCCGCGCTGATCGATGCCAGCGAAGCGATCTCGAACGCGCGCGACAGCCTCGATGGCGCGAGTGACCTCGACCAGGGTCTGCGCCCGCGCAGCACGCCCTTCGGCGAAGGATCGAACATCGTTCCGGCCGACAGCAATGCGATCGCCTACAGCCGCAGCACCGGACAGGTTCTCAACATCGCCTATCTCACGGCCATGTCGACGACCGGTGGCGGCTTCTTCCCGAATGGGGTGAATGGCAATATCCGCATGAGCGCCGCATAA